A genomic window from Streptomyces sp. 846.5 includes:
- the tadA gene encoding tRNA adenosine(34) deaminase TadA, which produces MPHAFPRTGPRPDPLRDPWAPAMRLALAEAELALRSGDVPVGAIVLDRAGAIIGRGHNEREAVGDPTAHAEILAVREAAKAVGEWRLTGCTLVVTLEPCTMCAGAIVLSRLARVVYGAWDDKAGAAGSLWDVIRDRRLNHRPEVVPGVLAPDCAAALTAFFDPHRTPAPPPESV; this is translated from the coding sequence ATGCCGCACGCCTTCCCCCGCACCGGCCCCCGGCCGGACCCGCTCCGCGACCCCTGGGCGCCCGCCATGCGGCTCGCCCTGGCCGAGGCCGAGCTCGCCCTGCGCAGCGGCGACGTCCCGGTCGGCGCGATCGTGCTGGACCGCGCCGGCGCAATCATCGGGCGCGGCCACAACGAACGCGAGGCCGTCGGCGACCCCACCGCCCACGCCGAGATCCTCGCCGTCCGCGAGGCGGCGAAGGCCGTCGGCGAATGGCGGCTGACCGGCTGCACCCTGGTCGTCACCCTGGAGCCCTGCACCATGTGCGCGGGCGCGATCGTCCTCTCCCGCCTCGCCCGCGTCGTCTACGGCGCCTGGGACGACAAGGCCGGCGCGGCCGGCTCGCTCTGGGACGTGATCCGCGACCGCCGCCTCAACCACCGCCCCGAAGTCGTCCCCGGCGTCCTGGCCCCGGACTGCGCCGCCGCCCTGACCGCCTTCTTCGACCCCCACCGCACCCCGGCCCCACCACCCGAATCCGTTTAG
- the upp gene encoding uracil phosphoribosyltransferase: MRIHVLDHPLVAHKLSTLRDERTDSPTFRRLADELVTLLAYEATRDVRTEPVEITTPVAVTTGTRLSYPRPLVVPILRAGLGMLDGMTRLLPTAEVGFLGMVRNEQTLEASTYATRMPDDLSGRQVYLLDPMLATGGTLVAAIRLMIERGADDITAICLLAAPEGVAVLEKELVGLPVTIVTGAIDDHLNEQGYIVPGLGDAGDRLYGTVGD, from the coding sequence ATGCGGATTCATGTCCTGGACCACCCCCTGGTGGCGCACAAGCTCTCCACGCTGCGCGACGAGCGCACCGACTCGCCCACCTTCCGCCGTCTCGCGGACGAGCTGGTGACCCTGCTGGCCTACGAGGCGACCCGGGACGTGCGTACCGAGCCGGTGGAGATCACCACGCCGGTCGCGGTCACCACCGGTACCCGGCTGAGCTACCCCCGACCGCTGGTGGTGCCGATCCTGCGGGCGGGTCTGGGCATGCTCGACGGGATGACCCGGCTGCTGCCGACCGCCGAGGTCGGCTTCCTCGGCATGGTGCGCAACGAGCAGACGCTCGAGGCGTCCACCTATGCGACCCGGATGCCGGACGACCTCTCCGGACGCCAGGTGTACCTGCTGGACCCGATGCTGGCCACCGGCGGGACGCTGGTGGCGGCGATCCGGCTGATGATCGAACGCGGCGCGGACGACATCACCGCGATCTGCCTGCTCGCGGCACCGGAGGGGGTGGCTGTCCTGGAGAAGGAGCTGGTCGGGCTGCCGGTCACGATCGTGACCGGGGCGATCGACGACCACCTCAACGAACAGGGCTACATCGTCCCCGGCCTGGGCGACGCGGGTGACCGGCTGTACGGGACCGTGGGGGACTGA
- a CDS encoding LytR C-terminal domain-containing protein, translated as MLTPPGLKGKQYRITGTTYPRLARPNTRRRRIVQSVSGVVVLAVLSWGTVQLVDVFGGGHKKTAAAGCTRTTTAAGAAAGTAGSADKASAAPSGSAPASASPVAAAFAALVPGAVPKPAAVTVNVYNATNRAGLAGQTAAELKKRGFTIGKIGNAPAALENKVPGSAQVTGGKAGAAMMTLLGTEVSGSHPVTDKRNDTTVDLVLGNGFSALATPAQAAQAVALASRPSPSATAAHC; from the coding sequence ATGCTGACTCCCCCTGGACTCAAGGGAAAGCAGTACCGGATCACCGGTACGACGTATCCACGCCTGGCCCGGCCCAACACCCGGCGCCGACGCATCGTGCAGAGCGTCAGCGGGGTGGTGGTGCTGGCCGTGCTCAGCTGGGGCACCGTCCAGCTCGTCGACGTCTTCGGCGGGGGCCACAAGAAGACCGCCGCGGCGGGCTGCACCCGCACCACCACGGCGGCAGGCGCAGCGGCAGGCACGGCGGGATCGGCCGACAAGGCCTCCGCCGCCCCCTCGGGCTCCGCCCCCGCCTCGGCATCACCGGTCGCGGCGGCCTTCGCTGCGCTGGTCCCCGGTGCCGTCCCCAAGCCCGCCGCCGTCACGGTCAACGTCTACAACGCGACCAACCGGGCCGGACTGGCCGGGCAGACCGCGGCGGAGCTGAAGAAGCGCGGCTTCACCATCGGGAAGATCGGGAACGCCCCGGCCGCGCTGGAGAACAAGGTCCCCGGCAGCGCCCAGGTCACCGGCGGCAAGGCCGGCGCGGCGATGATGACGCTGCTCGGCACCGAGGTCAGCGGCTCGCACCCGGTCACCGACAAGCGCAACGACACCACCGTGGACCTGGTCCTCGGCAACGGCTTCTCCGCGCTGGCCACCCCGGCCCAGGCCGCCCAGGCCGTGGCCCTGGCCAGCCGGCCCTCCCCGTCCGCCACCGCCGCCCACTGCTGA
- a CDS encoding type II toxin-antitoxin system VapB family antitoxin, protein MIFKRIGNGRPYPDHGRVSTRQWADVAPRPVRLDQLVTTKGQLDLETLLAEDSTFYGDLFAHVVKWQGDLYLEDGLHRAVRAALQQRQVLHARVLEMD, encoded by the coding sequence GTGATCTTCAAGCGCATCGGCAACGGGCGGCCCTACCCGGATCACGGCCGGGTCAGTACCCGTCAGTGGGCGGACGTGGCCCCACGTCCGGTACGCCTGGACCAGCTCGTCACCACCAAGGGGCAGCTCGACCTGGAAACCCTGCTCGCCGAGGACTCCACCTTCTACGGCGACCTCTTCGCGCATGTCGTGAAGTGGCAGGGCGACCTCTATCTGGAGGACGGCCTGCACCGCGCCGTGCGCGCCGCCCTGCAACAGCGTCAGGTCCTGCACGCACGCGTGCTGGAGATGGACTGA
- a CDS encoding ATP-binding protein, which produces MLNLREPAGEFNQEPAKPRGLLRRTIISPATIRAKLVRILVIALALVVGLLGVLVGQQFSAEQQASSTVREVKLLIAVQSFVHEHQKERGLTTGLISGTSSFRAKLPAQRQATDAALAQVRQLVAGRNDAASTAVRADLGAVDQLGSIRSAADGGHGDLYATFDYFTNANTALTHLTMGLERAQDAQLHSGIQALLTLGNAKESTGQERALMTGSLPLGRFPRDWYTRFTEVRADRLANLADLPLWTTPAEQAQIDRIWTQPYAQQIQTWELQAVQGGGSLDDRAIPSDQWFAKMTLTVNDMRAAQITLGDDITARARALQVAAQRQLLLLGLLALAAFALIGALAVACIRSISAPLAALAREAEEIAGGRLPAAVGKVQEGGGEQPPPTPVLVPKRAGAEVRMVAEAFDQVQRVAFDLATEQTVLRRNATDSLVNLGRRNQNLVRRQIGFINKLEHEDADPTQLANLFELDHLATRMRRNAESLLVLAGESSPRPWATPLSVTDVIRAALSEVEEYRRVTLRRVDPVKITGAVVAEVAHLLAELIENALNFSPPDADVEIEGRRTSAGYLVAVVDHGLGMSPEALAEANVRLSGTASFMAEPTRFLGHFVVGSLARRHGMEVRLGDAPAAGVVARVLLPNTLLAETAKPREQQDSVPEWAGRALPADDAPELQREIDMGALPPIRTAARLGTEYTIGQPEPQPQVEPGTAARPAASVVGPRGAYDDLVGAGTRSPSAARTRNGLVKRPRRTAIPSAMTEVSGRWQAGEERTPERSPEEVRLMLSSFRAAHHRGETATLQTPVVQTDATVQDAMVQDAADQEIQPRETES; this is translated from the coding sequence ATGTTAAATCTACGTGAACCCGCAGGTGAATTCAACCAGGAGCCTGCTAAGCCCCGCGGTCTGCTCCGGCGGACGATCATTTCTCCCGCCACCATCCGGGCGAAGCTCGTCCGGATCCTGGTGATCGCGCTCGCCCTGGTGGTGGGACTGCTCGGGGTGCTGGTCGGGCAGCAGTTCTCGGCGGAGCAGCAGGCCTCCTCGACGGTGCGCGAGGTGAAGCTGCTGATCGCGGTGCAGAGCTTCGTCCACGAGCATCAGAAGGAACGTGGCCTCACCACCGGACTGATCAGCGGCACCAGCAGCTTCCGGGCGAAGCTGCCGGCTCAGCGCCAGGCCACCGACGCGGCCCTGGCCCAGGTCAGGCAGCTGGTGGCCGGGCGCAACGACGCCGCCTCCACGGCGGTGCGGGCCGATCTGGGCGCCGTCGACCAGCTCGGGTCCATCCGTAGCGCGGCGGACGGCGGCCACGGCGACCTGTACGCCACCTTCGACTACTTCACCAACGCCAACACCGCACTGACCCATCTGACCATGGGTCTGGAGCGGGCCCAGGACGCGCAGCTGCACAGTGGCATCCAGGCGCTGCTGACGCTGGGCAACGCCAAGGAGTCGACCGGTCAGGAGCGGGCCCTGATGACCGGCTCGCTGCCGCTCGGCCGCTTCCCCCGCGACTGGTACACCCGCTTCACCGAGGTCCGGGCCGACCGGCTGGCCAACCTCGCCGACCTGCCGCTGTGGACCACACCGGCCGAGCAGGCGCAGATCGACCGGATCTGGACCCAGCCCTACGCCCAGCAGATCCAGACCTGGGAGCTGCAGGCCGTGCAGGGCGGCGGATCGCTCGACGACCGGGCCATCCCCAGCGACCAGTGGTTCGCCAAGATGACCCTCACCGTCAACGACATGCGAGCCGCGCAGATCACCCTGGGCGACGACATCACCGCCAGGGCGAGGGCGCTGCAGGTCGCCGCCCAGCGGCAGCTGCTGCTGCTCGGGCTGCTGGCCCTGGCGGCCTTCGCGCTGATCGGCGCACTCGCGGTGGCCTGCATCCGCTCCATCTCCGCGCCGCTCGCGGCGCTCGCCCGCGAGGCGGAGGAGATCGCCGGCGGCCGGCTCCCCGCGGCCGTCGGCAAGGTGCAGGAGGGCGGCGGCGAGCAGCCACCGCCCACGCCGGTACTGGTGCCCAAGCGGGCCGGGGCCGAGGTCAGGATGGTCGCCGAGGCCTTCGACCAGGTCCAGCGGGTCGCCTTCGACCTGGCCACCGAGCAGACGGTGCTGCGTCGCAACGCCACCGACTCGCTGGTCAACCTGGGCCGCCGGAACCAGAACCTGGTCCGCCGTCAGATCGGCTTCATCAACAAGCTGGAGCACGAGGACGCCGACCCCACCCAGCTCGCCAACCTGTTCGAGCTCGACCACCTGGCGACGCGTATGCGCCGCAACGCCGAATCCCTGCTGGTGCTGGCCGGCGAGTCCAGCCCGCGACCCTGGGCCACCCCGCTCAGCGTCACCGACGTGATCCGCGCCGCGCTCTCCGAGGTGGAGGAGTACCGCCGGGTGACCCTGCGCCGGGTCGACCCGGTGAAGATCACCGGTGCGGTCGTCGCCGAGGTCGCCCACCTGCTCGCCGAGCTGATCGAGAACGCCCTCAACTTCTCGCCGCCCGACGCGGACGTGGAGATCGAGGGGCGCAGGACCAGCGCCGGATACCTGGTCGCGGTCGTCGACCACGGCCTGGGCATGAGCCCCGAGGCGCTGGCGGAGGCCAATGTCCGGCTCTCCGGCACGGCCAGTTTCATGGCCGAACCGACCCGCTTCCTGGGTCACTTCGTGGTCGGCTCGCTGGCCCGCCGGCACGGGATGGAGGTCCGTCTCGGCGACGCGCCGGCGGCCGGGGTGGTGGCCAGGGTGCTGCTGCCCAACACCCTGCTCGCCGAGACCGCCAAGCCGCGGGAGCAGCAGGACAGCGTGCCCGAGTGGGCTGGGCGGGCGCTGCCCGCCGACGACGCACCCGAACTGCAACGGGAGATCGACATGGGCGCGCTGCCGCCGATCCGTACCGCGGCCCGGCTCGGCACCGAGTACACCATCGGGCAGCCGGAGCCGCAGCCGCAGGTGGAACCGGGGACGGCCGCGCGGCCGGCCGCGTCCGTGGTCGGGCCGCGGGGGGCGTACGACGACCTGGTGGGCGCGGGAACGCGCAGCCCGTCCGCTGCCCGCACCAGGAACGGGCTGGTCAAGCGGCCCCGCCGGACCGCGATCCCGTCGGCAATGACCGAGGTGTCGGGCCGCTGGCAGGCCGGTGAGGAGCGCACCCCGGAGCGTTCGCCGGAGGAGGTCCGGCTGATGCTCTCCTCCTTCCGCGCCGCGCACCACCGCGGGGAGACCGCGACGCTGCAGACCCCGGTGGTGCAGACCGACGCCACGGTTCAGGACGCCATGGTGCAAGACGCCGCAGACCAGGAGATCCAGCCGAGGGAGACCGAGTCATGA
- a CDS encoding roadblock/LC7 domain-containing protein, translating to MSTSSTTHSSDTQTFNWLLANFVRNTDGVRDAVAVSSDGLLIAVSEGLGRTDADHLSAVVSGLASLARSASRRYDFDGMKLLMIEMRRGFLLVSAVTDGSCVGVLADSTAELGLVGYEMAVLADRAGDLLTPALIADLRQVLPR from the coding sequence ATGAGCACATCCAGCACCACGCACTCCTCCGACACCCAGACCTTCAACTGGCTGCTCGCCAACTTCGTCCGCAACACGGACGGGGTGCGGGACGCGGTCGCGGTGTCCTCGGACGGGCTGCTGATCGCGGTCTCCGAGGGGCTGGGACGCACCGACGCCGACCATCTGTCGGCGGTGGTCTCCGGGCTGGCCAGCCTGGCCCGCAGCGCCTCGCGGCGCTACGACTTCGACGGCATGAAGCTGCTGATGATCGAGATGAGGCGGGGCTTCCTGCTGGTCTCGGCCGTCACCGACGGCAGCTGTGTGGGCGTACTCGCGGACAGTACGGCCGAGCTGGGTCTGGTCGGCTACGAGATGGCGGTCCTCGCCGACCGGGCCGGCGATCTGCTGACCCCGGCGCTGATCGCCGATCTGAGGCAGGTCCTGCCGAGATGA
- a CDS encoding DUF742 domain-containing protein, translating to MSSEDTPDAMFVRPFIMTGGRVRPVRDDLRLETLVTATPGSLFAPLEFERRRIVTICQTPQSVAEVAAGIGAPLGVAKVLIGDLVAVELLVCHQPREVPLDVMERIRDHVRAL from the coding sequence ATGAGTTCCGAGGACACGCCTGACGCCATGTTCGTGCGGCCGTTCATCATGACCGGCGGTCGGGTCCGTCCGGTCCGGGACGACCTGCGGCTGGAGACGCTGGTGACGGCGACGCCCGGATCTCTCTTTGCGCCACTGGAGTTCGAACGCCGACGGATTGTGACAATCTGTCAGACCCCGCAGTCGGTGGCCGAAGTGGCGGCCGGTATCGGGGCGCCGCTCGGCGTGGCCAAGGTGCTGATCGGCGACCTGGTCGCCGTCGAACTGCTGGTCTGCCACCAGCCAAGGGAAGTACCGCTCGATGTGATGGAGAGGATCAGGGACCATGTCCGGGCGCTTTGA
- a CDS encoding ATP/GTP-binding protein: MSGRFENRSRDRGPKAPPAAPAQVPLAAKIVVSGGLGVGKTTFVGAISEIEPLDTEAAITEVSVGVDSLDGVEGKTTTTVALDFGRITLDASLVLYLFGTPGQDRFSFLWDDLVEGALGTVVLADTRRIEDSFPAVDYFEERAAPFVLAVNRFDGAEPFELEEVREALGLGPDVPVVHCDARDRGSVRDVLVALMDQVISRHVAAQRKVGALVR; this comes from the coding sequence ATGTCCGGGCGCTTTGAGAACCGCAGCAGGGACCGGGGCCCCAAGGCGCCCCCTGCCGCCCCGGCCCAGGTGCCGCTGGCCGCGAAGATCGTGGTCAGCGGGGGCTTAGGGGTCGGCAAGACGACCTTTGTCGGGGCGATCTCCGAGATCGAGCCGCTGGACACCGAGGCGGCGATCACCGAGGTCTCGGTGGGTGTCGACTCGCTGGACGGGGTCGAGGGGAAGACCACGACCACGGTCGCCCTGGACTTCGGGCGGATCACTCTGGACGCCTCACTCGTCCTCTACCTCTTCGGCACCCCGGGGCAGGACCGATTCTCCTTCCTCTGGGACGACCTGGTGGAGGGCGCGCTGGGCACCGTCGTGCTGGCCGACACCCGCAGGATCGAGGACTCCTTCCCGGCGGTGGACTACTTCGAGGAGCGGGCGGCGCCGTTCGTGCTGGCCGTCAACCGCTTTGACGGGGCGGAGCCGTTCGAGCTGGAGGAGGTGCGGGAGGCGCTGGGGCTTGGGCCGGACGTGCCGGTCGTGCACTGTGACGCACGGGACCGGGGGTCGGTGCGGGATGTGCTGGTGGCGCTGATGGATCAGGTGATCAGCCGGCACGTGGCCGCTCAGCGGAAGGTGGGGGCGTTGGTGCGGTAG
- a CDS encoding magnesium transporter CorA family protein, producing the protein MARTRLYRNGTLALENFPAQDISDYVCEPDCTVWLDLCDPEPADFDLITEEFGLHELAVEDARHDHQRPKLDRYRTHLFMSAYAVHTDPGDGTLHTSEIAVFVTPNALITVRKTGHFDMDRVVSRWDDSPDLAKEGVGYLLHGLLDYLVDGHFNAVQELDERIEALEELLFEDGRDEVQTVQRQSFELRKNLVRLRRVVLPMREVVNTLLRRDLLRPIGAPLPEPLGEPAAPEVQRTETVKRAGGHPVSDAMLPYYHDVYDHVLRATEWTESLRDLVSSVMETNLTVQGNRMNMIMKKVTSWASIIAVPTAVTGFYGQNVPYPGFGTQAGFWASTGVMVALSVALYLGFKKRDWI; encoded by the coding sequence ATGGCTCGAACCCGGCTGTACCGAAACGGCACCCTGGCTCTGGAAAACTTCCCAGCACAGGACATATCCGACTATGTCTGCGAGCCGGACTGCACCGTGTGGCTGGATCTGTGCGATCCGGAACCGGCCGACTTCGACCTGATCACCGAGGAGTTCGGCCTGCACGAGCTGGCCGTCGAGGACGCCCGGCACGACCACCAGCGCCCCAAGCTGGACCGCTACCGCACCCACCTCTTCATGAGCGCCTACGCGGTCCACACCGACCCGGGCGACGGGACGCTGCACACCAGCGAGATCGCGGTCTTCGTCACACCCAACGCGCTGATCACCGTGCGCAAGACCGGGCACTTCGACATGGACCGGGTCGTCTCCCGCTGGGACGACTCCCCCGACCTGGCCAAGGAGGGCGTCGGCTATCTGCTGCACGGGCTGCTCGACTACCTGGTCGACGGGCACTTCAACGCCGTGCAGGAGCTGGACGAGCGGATCGAGGCGCTGGAGGAGCTGCTCTTCGAGGACGGCCGGGACGAGGTGCAGACCGTCCAGCGGCAGTCCTTCGAACTCCGTAAGAACCTGGTGCGACTGCGCCGGGTGGTGCTGCCGATGCGCGAGGTCGTCAACACCCTGCTCCGCCGCGACCTACTGCGACCCATCGGGGCGCCACTCCCCGAGCCCCTGGGTGAACCCGCGGCGCCCGAGGTCCAGCGCACGGAAACGGTAAAGCGCGCGGGGGGACACCCTGTCAGCGACGCGATGCTGCCGTACTACCACGACGTCTACGACCATGTGCTGCGCGCGACCGAGTGGACCGAGTCGCTGCGCGACCTGGTGAGCTCGGTGATGGAGACCAATCTCACGGTCCAGGGCAACCGGATGAACATGATCATGAAGAAGGTCACCAGCTGGGCCTCCATCATCGCCGTCCCCACCGCGGTCACCGGCTTCTACGGCCAGAACGTGCCCTACCCGGGCTTCGGCACCCAGGCCGGCTTCTGGGCGTCCACCGGTGTCATGGTCGCGCTCTCCGTCGCCCTCTACCTCGGCTTCAAGAAACGCGACTGGATCTGA
- a CDS encoding DUF6126 family protein: MSVQDDGSEGGGRQASKGVWIRAGIYVIGFHVFAGFVMLLFYFGGRNH; this comes from the coding sequence ATGAGCGTTCAGGACGACGGCTCCGAGGGCGGTGGACGGCAGGCCAGCAAGGGGGTCTGGATCCGGGCCGGCATCTATGTGATTGGCTTCCACGTGTTCGCCGGCTTCGTGATGCTGCTGTTCTACTTCGGCGGCCGGAACCACTGA
- a CDS encoding anti-sigma factor antagonist produces the protein MTIQWHFQDGPSVGVLAVSGYLGAESVPRFAGAVGWALARGTGPLIVDLKALLGWSPQGQAAVAAAVLRLAVQQRTLELAALPTGEGSALIPELQGLPVHPDLETALAAHPATASEQARSEAEHQGGHQNWRSAGWLEQARG, from the coding sequence ATGACGATCCAGTGGCATTTCCAGGACGGCCCCTCGGTCGGCGTGCTCGCGGTCTCCGGCTACCTCGGCGCCGAGTCGGTGCCGCGCTTCGCCGGCGCGGTCGGCTGGGCCCTGGCCCGCGGCACCGGCCCGCTGATCGTGGACCTGAAGGCGCTGCTCGGCTGGTCCCCGCAGGGCCAGGCGGCGGTGGCGGCCGCGGTGCTGCGGCTGGCCGTGCAGCAGCGGACGCTGGAGCTGGCGGCGCTGCCCACGGGCGAGGGCAGCGCGCTGATACCCGAACTGCAGGGCCTGCCGGTCCACCCGGACCTGGAGACGGCGCTGGCCGCGCACCCCGCGACCGCGTCCGAGCAGGCGCGCTCGGAGGCGGAGCACCAGGGCGGCCACCAGAACTGGCGCAGCGCGGGGTGGCTGGAGCAGGCGCGCGGCTGA